One Calditerrivibrio sp. DNA window includes the following coding sequences:
- a CDS encoding diguanylate cyclase translates to MKKYILIADPSKVSRFVLEYYLSDKYNILLSESVAESKKMLSLAIPSLVLVAHELKDGLGYELCRYVNEKFKNVPVVILSSEDSDERRRLALESGAIDYIVRNKIDDTITTYVDELVELLEISNVRGATACTVIKNLNEEKFVGNVLSSLGMLVHNCTLKQDIEMDLIASSPDIVILDLDVGKNECLNLVKNIRKINSMKKTPILIITDSRENTILRSFMLFGANDYTLKPLSTESLMLRVTTNIRTKRLYDYLDKINNELYKMATTDSMTGLYNRRYILEQLNILNYNFERYGYNFSIMLMDLDKFKQINDKYGHDAGDKVIIDFANRIKGSVRKTDFVGRFGGEELIVILQNIDEENLYNITLKILNNVRNSKIIYNNVEISYTTSIGVKFCNIYLPNIDEYIKRADNLLYMAKENGRNRAFIENTLGIVEVK, encoded by the coding sequence ATGAAAAAGTATATACTTATAGCAGACCCTTCAAAAGTGTCAAGGTTTGTTTTGGAATATTATCTGTCCGATAAGTACAATATATTACTATCTGAATCTGTGGCTGAGTCCAAAAAGATGCTCTCCCTTGCTATACCTTCTCTGGTATTGGTTGCTCATGAGTTAAAAGATGGGTTAGGCTATGAGTTGTGTAGATATGTAAACGAAAAGTTTAAGAATGTTCCTGTGGTTATATTGAGCTCTGAGGATAGCGATGAGAGGCGAAGATTAGCCCTTGAATCAGGAGCCATAGACTATATTGTAAGGAATAAGATAGATGATACAATAACTACTTATGTCGATGAATTGGTGGAGTTGCTTGAGATATCAAATGTTAGAGGTGCAACAGCCTGTACGGTTATAAAAAACCTTAATGAAGAAAAATTTGTTGGTAATGTCTTAAGCTCTCTTGGTATGTTGGTTCATAACTGCACTCTTAAACAGGACATAGAGATGGACCTCATTGCTAGTTCCCCTGACATTGTTATACTTGATCTTGATGTGGGGAAGAATGAATGTTTAAACCTTGTCAAAAATATTCGAAAGATAAATTCAATGAAAAAAACACCAATCCTTATCATAACAGATTCTAGAGAAAATACTATCCTTAGATCCTTTATGCTCTTTGGGGCCAACGACTATACACTTAAACCCCTTTCTACTGAAAGCCTGATGCTGAGGGTAACCACTAATATAAGGACCAAAAGGCTTTACGATTATTTAGACAAAATAAACAATGAACTCTACAAGATGGCTACCACAGATTCCATGACTGGTCTGTATAATAGAAGATATATATTAGAACAACTTAATATCTTGAACTATAATTTTGAGCGTTATGGGTATAACTTTAGTATTATGCTTATGGATCTGGATAAGTTCAAACAGATAAACGATAAATATGGTCATGATGCTGGAGATAAAGTGATAATAGATTTTGCTAATCGTATTAAAGGCTCCGTTAGAAAAACAGATTTTGTAGGGCGTTTTGGTGGGGAAGAGCTGATTGTCATTCTTCAGAATATAGATGAAGAAAACCTCTATAATATAACCCTTAAGATATTGAACAATGTAAGAAACTCTAAAATAATTTATAATAATGTGGAGATAAGTTATACTACGAGCATAGGTGTAAAGTTTTGCAATATCTATTTACCTAATATAGATGAGTATATAAAAAGGGCTGACAATCTGCTTTATATGGCTAAAGAAAATGGTAGAAATAGAGCTTTTATAGAGAATACCCTCGGGATAGTGGAAGTAAAATAG
- the vorB gene encoding 3-methyl-2-oxobutanoate dehydrogenase subunit VorB, producing the protein MSDRVLMRGNDAIAEAAVRAGVKGYFGYPITPQNEVTAYMSKRMPELGRAFVQAESEVAAINMVYGAASTGELAMTTSSSPGIALMQEGLSYMCGAEVPGVIVNIARGGPGLGNIGPSQADYNQATRGGGNGDYYLIVYAPSNLQEAVDITYKSFDISRKYRNPVLILGDGALGQMAETVSLPPFKDVCRSDDGWELTGCKGRGPRSVKSLRLAEGTLRLHNYHLKEKFELIKKQEIEYELTGEDYDLLVVAFGTSARVAKSAIKEAKKQGIKVELFRPILIWPYPYLKLTEASKKAKKVLVIEMNNGQMLFDVMLAVKDDSKIEFLGKPGGEVVSPDEILEKILSIKG; encoded by the coding sequence ATGTCAGATAGAGTATTGATGAGAGGTAACGACGCCATCGCTGAAGCAGCTGTAAGAGCTGGTGTAAAAGGGTATTTCGGTTATCCGATAACCCCCCAGAATGAGGTTACAGCCTACATGTCCAAAAGGATGCCAGAGCTTGGTAGAGCTTTTGTCCAAGCTGAAAGTGAAGTGGCAGCTATAAACATGGTTTATGGAGCAGCCTCCACAGGAGAACTTGCCATGACCACCTCCTCCAGCCCGGGTATTGCTCTCATGCAAGAAGGGCTTTCTTACATGTGTGGCGCAGAAGTCCCTGGGGTAATCGTAAACATTGCAAGGGGTGGCCCAGGTCTTGGTAATATAGGACCAAGTCAGGCAGACTACAATCAAGCTACAAGAGGTGGTGGTAACGGTGATTATTACCTAATCGTATACGCACCAAGCAACCTACAGGAGGCAGTGGATATCACATATAAATCCTTTGATATCTCGAGAAAATATAGAAACCCTGTCCTCATTTTAGGGGATGGTGCCTTAGGACAGATGGCCGAAACTGTTTCACTACCTCCTTTTAAAGATGTCTGCAGATCGGATGATGGGTGGGAGTTGACTGGGTGTAAAGGGAGGGGGCCTAGATCTGTAAAATCGTTAAGACTTGCAGAAGGAACCCTTAGGTTGCACAATTACCATTTAAAAGAGAAATTTGAATTGATAAAAAAACAGGAAATAGAATATGAGCTCACCGGTGAGGATTATGACCTACTTGTGGTCGCTTTCGGCACATCAGCAAGAGTTGCTAAAAGTGCCATAAAAGAGGCCAAAAAACAAGGTATAAAAGTGGAACTCTTCAGACCGATATTGATATGGCCTTACCCTTATTTAAAACTTACCGAAGCATCCAAAAAAGCTAAGAAGGTGTTGGTAATAGAGATGAACAATGGTCAGATGCTTTTCGATGTGATGCTTGCTGTAAAGGACGACAGTAAAATAGAGTTTTTGGGCAAACCCGGTGGCGAAGTTGTATCTCCAGATGAAATTTTAGAGAAAATATTATCTATTAAGGGGTAA
- a CDS encoding anion transporter produces the protein MIVTILLICSLTAIAIGYIPKFRMNRTTIALVSATFLVVTGGIGYEDAIKSIHFDTIILLFSMMIINANFGVSGFFNLISMTIIKRAKTPKKLLFIIIFTSGLLSSLLLNDTVAIMFTPIVINMLAKLNRNPIPYLIGLGMATNIGSAMTPIGNPQNMLIASYSGMSFIDFVTPLFAVSIVSLFVLYYVIMFFYKDEFNNIEIVPLEFERIRLYKPLLIKSIIATSIMLVMFFLKFSVAYSALVAAAILLFTRRIKPERVFREIDWSLLVFFSSLFVITTTVQSSGLGDKLYHIFKNYIFSGITPFSISMALFSNIVSNVPAVMLFSPFIKTIENPYQYWIIAAMSSTFAGNLTIIGSVANIIVVELALKHGIKINFTNFFKTGVVITITTISIGVIWLNIIF, from the coding sequence ATGATCGTAACAATACTGCTAATCTGCAGTCTCACAGCTATCGCCATAGGCTACATACCAAAATTTAGAATGAATAGGACCACTATAGCCCTCGTGTCCGCTACATTTCTCGTTGTTACCGGTGGGATCGGTTATGAGGATGCCATCAAATCTATCCATTTTGATACAATTATACTGCTTTTTTCTATGATGATAATAAATGCTAATTTCGGCGTATCCGGCTTCTTCAATCTGATTTCAATGACAATTATAAAAAGGGCAAAGACACCTAAGAAACTATTGTTTATAATAATTTTTACATCTGGTTTACTCTCATCCTTACTATTAAATGATACTGTAGCCATAATGTTCACACCTATAGTCATCAATATGTTAGCCAAACTAAATAGAAACCCCATCCCCTACCTAATCGGTTTAGGTATGGCAACCAATATCGGTTCTGCGATGACACCAATTGGTAATCCACAAAATATGCTTATAGCAAGCTATTCAGGGATGAGCTTTATCGATTTTGTTACACCATTGTTTGCTGTATCCATAGTTTCCCTTTTTGTGCTCTATTATGTTATAATGTTTTTTTATAAGGATGAGTTTAACAATATTGAAATAGTACCTCTTGAATTCGAAAGAATAAGGCTTTACAAGCCACTTCTTATAAAATCTATCATAGCCACATCAATCATGCTCGTTATGTTTTTTCTAAAATTTTCAGTGGCTTATTCTGCACTTGTAGCAGCAGCTATTCTTCTATTCACAAGGCGAATAAAACCAGAAAGGGTATTTAGGGAGATAGACTGGTCACTATTAGTATTTTTTTCATCCCTTTTTGTTATCACCACCACTGTTCAATCATCGGGATTAGGTGATAAGCTCTATCACATCTTTAAAAACTATATCTTTTCAGGAATAACCCCATTTTCCATATCGATGGCACTTTTTAGCAATATAGTTTCAAACGTACCAGCTGTAATGCTTTTTAGCCCATTTATTAAAACAATCGAAAATCCTTACCAATACTGGATTATAGCTGCAATGTCATCAACCTTTGCGGGGAACCTAACCATCATAGGCTCAGTAGCCAATATTATAGTTGTAGAACTAGCTTTAAAACATGGTATAAAAATAAACTTTACTAATTTTTTTAAAACAGGAGTTGTCATAACAATAACCACAATCTCAATTGGCGTCATCTGGCTAAATATCATTTTTTAA
- the lysS gene encoding lysine--tRNA ligase, which produces MESHRLEKLNRLKENNIQTYVNSFKVSNDIKDIKTKFQSEDEKALLENRYKTTLAGRIVAMRSFGKATFATIKDRTGSIQVYIKKDELQEEEKLSFDNTDIGDFIGVSGFLFKTKTGELTLYAEKYKILTKTLRDLPEKWHGLKDVEIRQRQRYVDLIVNPEVKEVFKKRSLIIKYIRDFFYRNDFLEVETPMMHPVAGGATAKPFITHHNTLDMKLFLRIAPELYLKRLVVGGFERVFEINRNFRNEGISTKHNPEFTMIEWYQAYADYFDLMRMTEDLIYEIALKVNGSPKITYSDLEIDLTPPWEKLTLEQAIEKYANIPESALSSYDNAKAKANQLNIKVEDSWGRGKIVLEIFEKFVEDKLINPTFIINYPKEVSPLAKSKKDNPEITERFELFIAGMEVANGFNELNDPIDQFERFEKQVKAKEAGDEEAHMMDKDYIRALEYGLPPTAGEGLGVDRLVMLLTDTRSIREVILFPHLRPEELCD; this is translated from the coding sequence ATGGAAAGTCATAGACTGGAAAAGCTCAACAGGCTTAAAGAAAACAATATTCAGACTTATGTAAACAGTTTTAAAGTATCTAACGATATAAAAGATATAAAAACAAAATTCCAGTCAGAGGATGAGAAAGCATTGCTCGAAAATAGATACAAAACCACTTTAGCCGGCAGAATTGTGGCCATGAGAAGTTTTGGCAAAGCCACCTTTGCCACAATAAAAGATAGGACCGGTTCTATTCAGGTCTATATAAAAAAAGATGAACTTCAGGAAGAAGAAAAGCTCTCCTTTGACAATACTGATATTGGCGACTTTATAGGTGTATCAGGGTTTTTGTTTAAAACAAAAACTGGGGAGCTCACACTGTATGCAGAAAAATACAAAATCCTTACTAAAACCCTTAGGGATCTTCCAGAAAAATGGCATGGACTTAAGGATGTTGAAATTAGGCAAAGACAACGCTACGTGGATCTCATCGTAAACCCAGAAGTCAAAGAGGTTTTCAAAAAAAGAAGCTTGATAATAAAATATATAAGAGACTTTTTTTATAGGAACGATTTTCTTGAGGTGGAAACACCAATGATGCACCCAGTAGCTGGTGGAGCCACCGCAAAGCCGTTTATTACCCACCATAACACACTGGATATGAAGCTTTTTCTCAGGATCGCTCCAGAGTTATATCTGAAAAGACTTGTAGTAGGCGGATTTGAAAGAGTTTTTGAGATAAACAGAAATTTTCGCAATGAAGGGATTTCAACAAAACACAACCCCGAATTCACCATGATAGAATGGTATCAAGCCTACGCCGATTATTTCGACCTTATGAGGATGACAGAAGACCTCATCTATGAGATAGCTCTAAAGGTAAACGGTAGTCCCAAAATAACCTATTCCGATCTCGAAATCGATCTAACACCCCCATGGGAAAAGCTCACCCTCGAACAAGCCATTGAAAAATATGCCAATATTCCAGAATCTGCTCTATCAAGCTACGACAACGCAAAAGCAAAAGCTAACCAACTGAATATCAAGGTGGAAGACAGTTGGGGAAGGGGTAAAATTGTTTTAGAAATATTTGAAAAGTTTGTGGAGGATAAGCTTATAAACCCTACTTTTATAATCAATTACCCCAAAGAGGTCTCACCCCTTGCAAAATCGAAAAAGGATAACCCAGAGATAACAGAAAGGTTTGAACTATTTATTGCTGGGATGGAAGTGGCAAACGGATTTAATGAGCTAAACGATCCCATTGATCAATTTGAAAGGTTTGAAAAGCAGGTTAAAGCAAAAGAGGCTGGTGATGAAGAAGCTCATATGATGGATAAAGATTACATAAGAGCCCTTGAATACGGATTACCACCCACCGCAGGTGAAGGTCTCGGAGTGGATCGACTCGTCATGCTACTAACCGATACCCGTTCCATAAGGGAAGTCATCCTCTTCCCACATCTTAGACCAGAGGAACTCTGTGACTGA
- the gltX gene encoding glutamate--tRNA ligase — protein MSIRVRFAPSPTGHIHVGNARTALFNYLFAKKNKGTFILRIEDTDLERSTIQSEQIIYEDLKWLGLDWDEGPIVGGDFGPYRQSERLEIYKKYAEKLKALGYAYECFCSKEELDSEREKALLEGRQPIYSGRCRHLTEPEKIALKEKGIKPALRFLVKDQEVIVSDFLKGEVHFPTETFGDFVIVRPDGIPVYNFAVVIDDALMKITHVIRGDDHLNNTPKQVLIFNALSFELPVFVHIPMILGEDHSKLSKRHGDTSVNLFKEKGYLPEALFNFLALLSWSAPDDRELLSKDELISLFSLERISKSSSVFDFKKLRWMNGHYIRNLSIEKLHEVALPFLEKSGVLTEEFKQRYHNKIPEMIFSLREKFEIFLELPELFRVYTSFKEDFDNDAIELLRLPTSKKVLEGFIDSLGDKEFLTVEDYKTITSTIQNKIGVKGKGLFMVLRIGITGTTKGPDLDKLATLLMASDLKKRIQTCLNLMTQLC, from the coding sequence ATGTCAATAAGAGTTAGGTTCGCTCCAAGCCCCACAGGCCATATTCATGTTGGAAATGCAAGGACAGCTTTATTCAATTATCTTTTTGCAAAAAAAAACAAAGGAACATTCATACTTAGAATAGAAGATACAGATTTAGAGAGATCCACAATTCAATCCGAACAGATTATATACGAAGATTTAAAATGGTTGGGGCTTGATTGGGATGAAGGCCCTATAGTTGGGGGAGATTTTGGACCCTATAGACAGTCGGAAAGGTTAGAGATTTATAAAAAATATGCAGAAAAATTAAAGGCCTTAGGATATGCGTATGAATGTTTTTGTTCGAAAGAGGAATTGGATAGCGAAAGGGAGAAAGCCCTTTTAGAGGGGAGACAGCCTATCTATTCCGGCAGATGTCGTCATCTAACAGAACCAGAAAAAATAGCTTTAAAGGAAAAAGGGATTAAACCAGCTTTGAGATTTCTTGTAAAAGATCAAGAGGTAATTGTCAGTGATTTTTTAAAAGGTGAGGTACACTTCCCCACTGAAACATTTGGAGATTTTGTGATAGTTCGCCCCGATGGGATACCGGTGTATAATTTTGCCGTCGTCATCGATGATGCTTTGATGAAGATAACCCATGTCATAAGAGGGGATGATCACCTAAACAACACCCCTAAACAGGTATTGATTTTCAATGCGTTAAGTTTTGAACTACCAGTTTTTGTTCATATCCCCATGATCTTAGGAGAAGACCACTCAAAACTCAGCAAAAGACATGGTGATACTTCGGTAAATCTCTTTAAAGAAAAGGGGTATCTCCCTGAGGCTTTGTTTAACTTTTTGGCACTTTTAAGCTGGTCAGCTCCGGACGACAGAGAGCTTTTGTCAAAAGATGAACTTATCTCACTTTTTAGCCTTGAAAGAATCTCTAAAAGTTCATCTGTCTTCGATTTTAAAAAGCTACGCTGGATGAATGGCCATTACATAAGAAACCTATCCATAGAAAAGCTCCATGAGGTAGCTCTACCTTTTTTAGAAAAATCTGGAGTTCTTACGGAAGAGTTTAAGCAAAGATACCATAACAAAATACCCGAGATGATATTTTCCCTTAGGGAAAAGTTCGAGATATTCCTTGAGTTACCCGAACTTTTCAGAGTTTATACCTCTTTCAAAGAGGACTTTGACAATGACGCCATAGAACTGCTCCGATTACCCACATCAAAGAAGGTCTTAGAAGGTTTTATAGACAGCTTGGGAGATAAAGAGTTTTTGACAGTTGAAGATTACAAAACCATAACATCTACTATACAAAATAAGATAGGCGTAAAAGGTAAAGGGCTTTTCATGGTACTAAGAATTGGGATTACAGGAACTACTAAGGGTCCAGACTTAGACAAACTTGCCACATTACTTATGGCAAGTGACCTCAAAAAACGCATACAAACCTGTCTAAACCTAATGACACAGCTATGCTAA
- a CDS encoding thiamine pyrophosphate-dependent enzyme, producing MKTVYEKPISLKDNKSIYCPGCSHGLIHRLVTEALDSLNIREQTLAVAPVGCAVLLYDYFNFDVVEAPHGRAPALATGIKRVRPDLIVFTYQGDGDLASIGMAEIIHAANRGENITVVFVNNANYGMTGGQMAPTTLPGQKTTTTPFGRDTKHDGFPFRMAELIGSLPAVAYSSRVKVTSPKHVIAAGKAIKKAFQNQLDEKGFSFVEVLATCPTNWSIDPIQALKWVDDVMESYYPLGTFKDIDGGK from the coding sequence ATGAAAACTGTTTATGAAAAGCCCATAAGCCTAAAAGACAACAAATCGATATATTGTCCCGGTTGCAGTCACGGTTTGATACATAGATTGGTAACAGAAGCTTTGGATAGCTTGAATATCCGGGAACAGACATTAGCAGTGGCCCCTGTCGGGTGTGCTGTTCTTTTGTACGATTATTTTAACTTTGATGTTGTAGAGGCACCCCACGGAAGAGCTCCAGCACTTGCAACTGGCATAAAAAGGGTTAGACCTGACCTTATTGTTTTCACTTATCAAGGGGACGGTGATCTGGCATCCATAGGAATGGCAGAGATCATTCATGCAGCCAATAGAGGTGAAAACATCACAGTGGTTTTCGTAAACAATGCCAACTATGGGATGACCGGAGGACAAATGGCTCCCACTACGTTGCCTGGGCAAAAGACCACTACAACACCTTTCGGCAGAGACACAAAGCACGATGGTTTCCCCTTCAGAATGGCAGAGTTAATCGGGAGTCTGCCAGCCGTTGCCTACTCTTCAAGGGTGAAAGTTACCTCGCCAAAACATGTCATTGCAGCAGGAAAAGCCATAAAGAAAGCCTTTCAAAACCAGCTTGACGAAAAAGGGTTTTCCTTTGTTGAGGTTTTAGCAACATGTCCCACAAATTGGAGCATCGATCCTATTCAAGCCCTTAAATGGGTAGACGATGTGATGGAAAGTTACTATCCACTCGGCACATTTAAAGACATAGACGGGGGTAAATAA
- a CDS encoding 4Fe-4S binding protein, with product MPKVIIDTDRCKGCGICITVCPKKILKFSGKFNTSGYNYVECTDESICILCKSCALMCPDVIFTLKKEE from the coding sequence ATGCCCAAAGTCATCATAGATACCGATAGGTGCAAAGGGTGTGGCATCTGTATTACCGTCTGTCCCAAAAAGATCCTAAAATTTTCTGGTAAATTTAACACATCTGGATATAATTATGTGGAATGTACGGACGAATCCATCTGTATTCTTTGCAAAAGCTGTGCATTGATGTGCCCAGATGTTATTTTTACCCTCAAAAAAGAGGAATAA
- a CDS encoding 2-oxoacid:acceptor oxidoreductase family protein: protein MYFDCIMAGFGGQGILSAGMMLAHMAVSQNLNATWFPSYGAEQRGGTANCMVVVSDDEIGSPVITKPHFGFIMNYPSLVKFQPRFRKGAGVILDRSLIPLEYIQRDDLNFYGVNATEVAESLGSVKVANVIMIGALLRVSGLFDLCVAAEAIKHAIPEKYHNLLDLNKQALEAGFNMVEEIKR from the coding sequence ATGTATTTCGATTGTATAATGGCAGGATTTGGTGGTCAAGGGATCTTAAGTGCAGGGATGATGCTTGCCCATATGGCTGTAAGTCAAAACCTTAATGCCACCTGGTTCCCTTCTTATGGAGCCGAACAAAGGGGGGGAACTGCAAACTGTATGGTGGTGGTTTCTGATGATGAAATAGGTTCTCCAGTTATCACAAAACCCCATTTCGGTTTTATCATGAACTACCCATCCCTTGTAAAATTTCAACCAAGATTTAGAAAAGGTGCAGGTGTAATACTGGATAGATCACTTATCCCCCTTGAATATATCCAGAGGGATGATCTTAACTTCTATGGTGTAAATGCAACAGAAGTAGCAGAATCTTTAGGTAGCGTGAAGGTGGCCAATGTCATTATGATTGGAGCATTACTGAGGGTTTCCGGGTTGTTCGATCTTTGCGTAGCTGCTGAAGCGATTAAGCATGCTATCCCAGAAAAGTACCATAACCTTTTGGATCTCAACAAACAAGCCCTTGAGGCAGGATTTAATATGGTTGAGGAGATAAAAAGGTAA
- a CDS encoding acylphosphatase produces MKRLQILVKGRVQGVGYRAFVQDKATSLKLYGYVKNMPDGSVFIDVQGDEEKLNLLIDYLKKGPPMSRVDSLDIKPMDILADYTRFSISY; encoded by the coding sequence ATGAAAAGATTGCAGATACTTGTAAAAGGTAGAGTTCAAGGGGTTGGCTACAGGGCATTTGTGCAGGATAAGGCCACCTCTTTGAAACTGTATGGATATGTTAAAAACATGCCTGACGGATCGGTATTTATAGATGTGCAAGGGGATGAAGAAAAACTAAATCTCCTTATCGACTATCTAAAAAAAGGCCCTCCTATGAGTAGAGTAGATAGTCTCGATATAAAACCGATGGATATATTAGCTGATTATACCCGATTCAGTATATCATATTAG
- a CDS encoding GGDEF domain-containing protein: MTDLKVYHNITDKQLTTFLEHICSSLYYETLNEITDLENSFVILHLKDSSEIDETTLLHLLSKNTVMIISDVYMLDYFYKLSREARFLLALNGIDNKTLLEINVKAFISFVYKMYEMENQNRELEEKIFDLAFATTDVLEQKEKMEDMVSKDGMTKLFNHSFFKDILNKEFQKAKLENGSFVIAIMDLDYFKNVNDHYGHLKGDEVLRAFAQCINNHIDNKQDIPARYGGEEFAVIFRNQTVEEALIKIQKIRNCLDSTVFTYENSCFKVTFSAGITPFSPALTDTTQMIKIADDALYQSKRDGRNRNTVKTI, encoded by the coding sequence GTGACTGATTTAAAAGTTTATCACAATATCACAGATAAGCAACTGACAACTTTTTTAGAACATATCTGTTCATCTCTGTACTATGAAACCCTTAATGAGATTACCGATTTAGAAAACAGCTTTGTCATCCTGCACCTGAAAGATAGTTCCGAAATAGATGAAACAACCCTTTTGCACCTATTGAGTAAAAACACTGTAATGATCATATCAGATGTTTATATGCTCGATTATTTCTATAAACTCAGCAGAGAAGCCCGTTTTCTCTTAGCACTAAACGGTATCGACAATAAAACCCTTTTAGAGATAAATGTAAAAGCTTTTATTTCATTTGTTTATAAAATGTATGAGATGGAAAACCAAAACAGGGAACTCGAAGAAAAGATCTTTGATCTGGCGTTTGCTACTACTGATGTTTTAGAACAAAAAGAGAAGATGGAAGACATGGTCTCTAAAGATGGCATGACCAAACTCTTTAATCATTCTTTCTTCAAAGATATTCTAAACAAGGAGTTCCAAAAAGCTAAGCTGGAAAATGGCTCCTTTGTCATCGCCATTATGGATCTTGATTATTTCAAAAATGTGAACGATCATTATGGGCATCTAAAAGGAGACGAAGTTCTGAGGGCTTTTGCCCAGTGTATCAATAACCACATTGATAACAAGCAGGATATCCCAGCCAGATATGGAGGAGAAGAATTTGCTGTAATATTTAGAAATCAGACGGTGGAAGAAGCCCTTATAAAGATTCAAAAGATTAGAAATTGTTTGGATAGTACCGTTTTTACTTATGAAAACTCATGTTTTAAAGTAACCTTCAGCGCAGGGATTACACCCTTTTCTCCCGCTTTAACCGATACCACACAGATGATAAAAATCGCCGATGACGCCCTTTATCAGAGCAAACGCGACGGTAGAAATAGAAATACCGTAAAAACCATCTAA
- a CDS encoding transporter translates to MISLPILIVFVGGILAFSTYYAGKRFFKDNTLNILSFSAGTGNTGYFGIPLAFMLLDERLANVYVFSVLGSLIYESTIGFFIIAKGSYNIRDSLKRVLKLPAIYAMILGLLFNFNNIPISEDLLNYLDYFKGAYAILGMMMIGMSLSGINKITVDKVFIATALIIKFLVYPILILLIIYIDRIYIGVIPEELHKVLFLFAVPPMAGNVVAIATILRSNPEKAAIAVIISTLVSIFTIPIMVAYFMP, encoded by the coding sequence ATGATCTCGTTGCCTATTCTTATCGTGTTTGTAGGAGGGATACTTGCGTTTTCGACATATTATGCTGGTAAAAGGTTTTTCAAAGACAATACCCTCAACATCCTTTCCTTTTCTGCTGGTACAGGGAACACAGGTTATTTTGGAATACCTTTGGCTTTTATGCTCTTAGATGAAAGATTAGCAAATGTCTATGTATTTTCGGTTCTTGGTTCCCTTATATATGAAAGCACCATAGGATTTTTCATCATAGCAAAAGGCAGCTACAATATAAGAGATAGCCTTAAAAGGGTTTTAAAGCTACCTGCCATCTATGCAATGATATTAGGACTTCTATTTAACTTCAACAATATACCTATTTCAGAAGATCTCTTAAACTACTTAGACTATTTCAAAGGTGCTTACGCTATCTTAGGTATGATGATGATCGGGATGAGTCTTTCTGGTATCAATAAGATAACGGTAGACAAAGTTTTTATTGCTACTGCATTGATAATCAAGTTTTTAGTATACCCAATCCTGATACTTCTAATTATCTATATAGATAGGATCTATATTGGAGTAATTCCAGAGGAACTACATAAGGTATTGTTCCTCTTCGCAGTACCACCAATGGCAGGGAATGTAGTAGCTATAGCAACTATTCTAAGATCTAACCCTGAAAAAGCAGCCATAGCTGTGATAATAAGCACTTTAGTATCGATATTTACAATACCTATTATGGTTGCCTACTTTATGCCATGA